The Fragaria vesca subsp. vesca linkage group LG2, FraVesHawaii_1.0, whole genome shotgun sequence genome includes a window with the following:
- the LOC101313093 gene encoding uncharacterized protein LOC101313093, whose amino-acid sequence MEEEPHSVQTNSQEGGGGGGGGDEFYEEIEAPKFVDFTTPDHFCPDDRYWFCMRVGCDQKHEEELDSEAIYKNFVLRVMAARSPNVKLRKALSRKSPSLKCPLTAPAKSSKPRVSRLALISSISHKIVDVKDKARPLHTKISAATPNVKAKQPSSVTKALTTPRNRKPISNPDTFRSVRNLKPKDVVVPKNRVVAKALVFYSPKKAVKTKVLLENGSNVGKLCSAMKKLDITSAKKHVSGYTKPLPLDTPRKQFRGREVKSRVFDSLPSNKDKGKEAKSLKRKKMEKDLRQCCDNDSSDMEIDEKLRKGSLEGSSKSVTLKSDKVNGDEERVEAGKTSESSSDEIHENQVEVVSETSKAEISSLSSSEENCDKEKTSDRNGHEDKPKLCSGTGKTLVHTEEDDKENAGASDNTEHDNEIMHMDDKENCITSEVNREQKLNDHSKRKNLGNHSASKNSQKVSQVAEKIPKEISTSAPTCAQGVKYSKPKPTNPKPFRFRTDERGMLKEANLEKKVHAPLKEITLDTLPEKSTKNHQNVIQANKTCLGQIEYESDSQSCEKRRIRLDQNGKVGATCLKTSKGDIERKLSEMTPPNRSTVLTKQKPQKERTKSPMVQPSFSRPRGVVSSKKKSVVSSKTPCQLSVINESISTDIRPKKAAKPCGVSSATKVRTPSRSSSRGRRPATIPKEPHFHTMHVPKSCTRLQKDKDLTDAQQN is encoded by the exons ATGGAAGAAGAACCTCATTCCGTTCAGACCAACAGCCAGGAAGGAGGAGGAGGAGGCGGCGGCGGGGACGAGTTCTACGAGGAGATCGAGGCGCCTAAGTTCGTAGACTTCACCACTCCAGATCACTTCTGCCCCGACGACCGTTACTGGTTCTGCATGCGCGTCG GTTGTGATCAGAAGCATGAAGAAGAATTAGACTCTGAAGCCATATACAAGAACTTTGTTCTTCGG GTTATGGCAGCAAGAAGTCCGAATGTTAAACTTCGAAAAGCACTAAGCAGGAAGTCGCCAAG TTTGAAATGCCCACTTACTGCTCCTGCAAAATCTTCAAAGCCTAGAGTTTCGAGGTTGGCCTTGATTTCTTCAATCTCTCATAAGATAGTTGATGTCAAAGATAAGGCCAGACCTTTGCATACTAAGATCAGTGCAGCAACCCCAAATGTTAAGGCAAAGCAACCATCTTCTGTAACCAAAGCTCTAACTACCCCAAGGAATAGAAAGCCCATCTCAAATCCAGATACATTTCGAAGTGTTAGGAATCTGAAACCCAAAGATGTTGTGGTGCCAAAGAATAGGGTGGTGGCAAAAGCTTTGGTCTTTTACTCTCCAAAGAAGGCTGTGAAAACCAAGGTTTTATTAGAAAATGGTAGTAATGTGGGAAAACTTTGTTCAGCCATGAAGAAACTTGATATCACAAGTGCAAAGAAACATGTGTCGGGGTATACCAAGCCATTGCCTTTAGATACTCCAAGAAAACAGTTTAGAGGGAGAGAGGTCAAAAGCCGGGTTTTTGATTCATTGCCTTCTAACAAAGATAAGGGGAAGGAAGCAAAGTCCTTGAAGAGGAAGAAGATGGAAAAGGACTTGAGGCAGTGTTGTGATAATGATTCCAGTGATATGGAGATTGATGAAAAATTAAGGAAGGGTTCCTTGGAAGGGTCCTCCAAATCAGTTACTTTGAAGAGTGATAAAGTAAATGGAGATGAGGAGCGTGTAGAAGCTGGAAAAACCTCAGAATCCTCTTCAGATGAGATTCATGAGAATCAAGTTGAAGTGGTATCAGAGACTTCAAAGGCTGAGATTAGCTCCTTGTCAAGTTCTGAAGAGAACTGTGATAAGGAAAAGACCAGCGATAGAAATGGTCATGAAGATAAACCGAAGTTATGTTCAGGGACCGGGAAAACCCTTGTACACACAGAGGAAGATGATAAAGAAAATGCTGGAGCCTCAGATAATACTGAACATGACAATGAGATTATGCACATGGATGATAAAGAAAACTGTATAACCTCTGAAGTTAACAG GGAACAAAAGCTTAATGACCACTCGAAGAGGAAAAATCTTGGTAACCATAGTGCTTCCAAAAACTCACAAAAG GTCAGTCAAGTAGCAGAAAAGATTCCCAAAGAAATCTCCACATCAGCTCCCACTTGTGCTCAAGGGGTCAAGTATAGTAAACCAAAACCCACAAATCCGAAGCCGTTTAGGTTCAGAACTGAT GAAAGAGGGATGCTTAAGGAAGCAAACTTGGAGAAAAAGGTTCATGCACCTCTGAAGGAAATCACATTAGACACTCTGCCAGAGAAGTCCACAAAAAATCATCAGAATGTGATACAG GCAAATAAAACTTGCCTTGGACAAATTGAATACGAGAGTGATAGCCAAAGCTGTGAAAAGAGAAGAATCCGATTAGATCAAAAT GGAAAGGTGGGAGCTACTTGCTTGAAGACTTCAAAAGGAGACATAGAACGAAAGTTATCTGAAATGACTCCTCCAAACAGAAGTACTGTTTTGACCAAACAAAAACCACAGAAGGAAAGAACTAAATCACCTATGGTGCAGCCAAGTTTTTCAAGACCAAGAGG GGTTGTTTCAAGTAAAAAGAAGTCTGTGGTTTCGTCCAAGACTCCTTGTCAACTCAGTGTAATAAACGAAAGCATATCAACAGATATAAGACCCAAGAAAGCAGCAAAACCATGCGGTGTTTCTTCAGCAACCAAGGTTCGAACTCCTTCTCGGTCATCATCACGGGGAAGAAGGCCTGCAACCATTCCAAAGGAGCCACACTTTCACACTATGCATGTACCGAAGAGCTGTACAAGGCTGCAGAAGGACAAGGACTTAACTGATGCCCAACAAAACTAA
- the LOC101313385 gene encoding uncharacterized protein LOC101313385, whose product MSEFSLQYVPQKAVKGQAIADFLAHHPPSELTAFRELEFAAVTLAPWTLYFDGSRTDTAAEAGIAIANPAGDRFSYSFQLDFKCTKNQAEYEALIIGLEILLDLGVREVQIFGDSLLVVNQLVEKFKCFSSSIEPYLRKAFEVLDRFDDVYIEHIPREFNFAANELAQVASGLSLRDGVRERLLKVERRTLPSFIARGQFQADTPEVAALDPIDEDWRLPFIAYLQNPNDAAHSRQIRFLTLNFVLRNGELRRRGEDGNDFRCVYGNKAKRIMREVHCGVCGSHQAGPKMRWLIRRHGYYWLTILKDCIAFAKGCQDCQAHGPVQHIPNIPLQPIIKPWPGRGWAIDFVGIIHPHSSEQHKFIIVATDFFTKWVEAEPLKVASANSVRNFIFRNIISRFGIPECIVTDRGAAFMADSVVKYLNDYGIKLLHSTPYYAQSNGQAEASNKVILGILRKMLELNPRAMWQELEDLDEHRVTAFNNLVLEKQRIARSYDKVTRGRSYAEGQKVWRAVLPLRDKTDGRGKWSARWEGPFIIHRILPKGAYHLRDLDGTIHRNPINGRFLKRHIAGVWEREDPPPPPDPVTTVNSATRHRVLAPPPNTRGQSGIED is encoded by the exons ATGTCCGAATTCTCGTTGCAATATGTTCCGCAAAAGGCAGTAAAAGGACAGGCAATAGCAGACTTTCTCGCTCATCACCCACCTTCAGAGCTCACGGCGTTTCGAGAGTTGGAATTCGCTGCCGTGACACTCGCTCCATGGACCCTGTACTTTGATGGTTCACGAACTGATACCGCGGCCGAAGCCGGGATAGCCATAGCCAATCCCGCTGGAGATCGCTTCTCCTACTCGTTCCAGCTCGATTTCAAATGCACCAAGAACCAGGCTGAGTACGAGGCGCTGATCATCGGCCTAGAGATTTTGTTGGATTTAGGAGTCCGCGAGGTTCAGATCTTTGGCGATTCTTTGTTGGTCGTTAACCAGCTGGTGGAAAAGTTTAAGTGCTTCAGCTCGTCCATTGAGCCATACCTGCGCAAGGCATTTGAGGTGTTGGACCGATTCGACGACGTCTACATCGAGCACATACCACGTGAGTTCAACTTCGCCGCCAACGAGCTCGCCCAAGTAGCGTCTGGTCTCAGCCTGCGCGACGGCGTGCGCGAACGTTTGCTCAAAGTCGAACGCCGCACGCTTCCCTCTTTCATCGCTAGGGGGCAATTTCAGGCCGACACCCCCGAAGTTGCGGCCTTGGACCCTATCGACGAGGATTGGCGGCTACCATTTATCGCCTACCTCCAGAACCCCAACGACGCCGCTCACTCCAGGCAAATACGTTTCCTCACCTTAAACTTTGTTTTACGCAATGGCGAACTCCGGCGGCGTGGGGAAGACGGAAACGATTTCCGCTGCGTGTATGGGAACAAAGCTAAACGTATCATGCGCGAAGTCCATTGTGGAGTTTGCGGTTCGCACCAGGCCGGGCCAAAAATGCGTTGGTTAATCCGTCGCCATGGGTACTACTGGCTAACAATTCTGAAAGACTGTATTGCCTTCGCCAAAGGTTGCCAAGACTGCCAGGCTCACGGACCAGTGCAACATATTCCCAACATCCCGTTGCAGCCTATCATTAAACCTTGGCCGGGTCGCGGTTGGGCGATAGATTTCGTTGGCATCATTCATCCCCATTCTTCTGAGCAGCATAAGTTCATTATCGTCGCCACCGATTTCTTTACCAAATGGGTCGAGGCCGAACCACTCAAGGTTGCCTCCGCCAACTCGGTGCGCAACTTTATTTTCCGCAATATCATCTCCCGCTTTGGTATCCCGGAGTGTATCGTTACGGACAGGGGGGCAGCTTTCATGGCTGATTCAGTTGTTAAGTACTTAAACGACTACGGAATCAAGCTTCTCCACTCTACGCCATATTATGCACAGTCCAACGGCCAGGCGGAGGCTAGTAATAAAGTCATCCTTGGCATCCTCCGCAAGATGTTGGAGTTGAACCCGCGT GCCATGTGGCAGGAACTTGAAGATCTTGACGAGCACCGCGTCACCGCTTTCAACAATCTCGTCCTCGAGAAACAACGCATCGCACGTTCGTATGATAAGGTCACGCGCGGACGGAGCTATGCTGAGGGCCAGAAAGTGTGGCGCGCGGTACTCCCACTTAGGGACAAAACCGACGGTCGGGGCAAGTGGTCCGCTCGATGGGAAGGCCCCTTTATTATTCATCGTATACTCCCCAAGGGGGCATACCACCTGCGCGACTTGGACGGTACCATTCATCGCAATCCTATTAATGGCCGCTTCCTCAAGCGCCACATTGCAGGAGTTTGGGAACGCGAGGATCCTCCGCCTCCCCCAGACCCCGTCACCACAGTCAATAGTGCTACGCGCCATCGCGTTCTCGCTCCACCGCCTAACACTAGGGGGCAATCCGGGATAGAAGACTGA